In a single window of the Larimichthys crocea isolate SSNF chromosome XVII, L_crocea_2.0, whole genome shotgun sequence genome:
- the LOC109138675 gene encoding uncharacterized protein LOC109138675, producing the protein MWKEKKTVKLEKHEPETCPMIVMKSQPRMRDVKSKEKIKVTTTNSKRLTTTCETSGNIMRLRVNLMPVLAATKEPVEEEEWEEVENIWTSKKKPETRLKNEPTDCKSVEQTFDSFKGLNLDTKQALNPQPVLPSITQPKPAAECQVTKRCHTPLPPISLTEQNVSISSDFTIKDCSSDVLDTGQGADSRPWIDNPLFSKSRSAEFRLPDISLSSLDALLQTVTQKLGRKRRGGDEGPWRGVQSDHLLTTVGEQHVRQQIGRCTDARNLANIEAQTKTSVGGCGVNRRRRLTPVFPPSRPTLTLTMTKKDPLTSNTLR; encoded by the exons AtgtggaaagagaagaagacagtaaaattagaaaaacatgAACCAGAGACATGTCCGATGATCGTGATGAAATCACAGCCCAGGATGAGAGATGTGAAGTCAAAGGAGAAGATTAAAGTTaccacaacaaacagcaaacgTCTCACTACTACATGTGAGACATCAGGGAATATAATGAGGCTTCGTGTCAACCTGATGCCTGTTTTGGCTGCAACCAAGGAGcctgtggaggaagaggagtgggAAGAAGTGGAAAACATCTGGACGAgtaaaaagaaaccagaaaccaGACTGAAAAATGAGCCGACTGACTGTAAATCAGTGGAGCAAACATTTGATTCCTTCAAAGGATTAAATTTGGACACCAAACAAGCACTAAATCCTCAGCCGGTGCTGCCATCTATAACTCAACCTAAACCAGCTGCTGAGTGTCAGGTCACCAAGAGGTGCCACACACCTCTACCTCCTATCAGTTTAACTGAGCAGAACGTGAGCATCTCTTCAGACTTTACAATAAAagactgcagcagtgatgtgtTAGATACAGGACAAGGAGCAGACAGCAGGCCCTGGATAGACAACCCCCTGTTCTCTAAAAGT AGATCTGCTGAGTTTCGTCTTCCTGACATCTCCTTGTCCAGTCTGGATGCTCTGTTGCAGACTGTCACACAGAAAttggggaggaagaggagaggtggagaCGAAGGACCATGGAGAGGTGTCCAGTCTGATCATCTCCTCACGACTGTTGGTGAACAACATGTCAGGCAGCAGATCGGTCGCTGCACAGATGCTCGAAACCTGGCCAACAT tgaagcacaaacaaaaacatcagtggGTGGATGTGGCGTAAACAGACGGCGGCGCCTCACTCCGGTTTTTCCTCCATCCAGACCAACGCTCACCCTCACTATGACGAAGAAAGATCCCCTGACGTCCAACACACTGCGGTGA